From the Bacteroidales bacterium genome, one window contains:
- the lpcA gene encoding D-sedoheptulose 7-phosphate isomerase translates to MDHSQLTLQPLIRKSLEEARQVIDRFIADEKNLHHIEQAGKIMAEAITAGHKIISCGNGGSMCDAMHFAEELSGRFRDDRRAVAAISISDPSHITCAANDYGFESIFSRYVEAIGQKGDVLLAISTSGRSGNVIKAAEIAREKEMKVVALTGKTGGELAGIADVEIRVDHKGYSDRIQEVHIKVIHILIEIIEKHL, encoded by the coding sequence ATGGATCATTCACAGCTGACATTACAGCCCCTCATCAGAAAGTCTCTTGAAGAGGCCCGCCAGGTGATCGACCGGTTCATAGCAGACGAAAAAAACCTGCACCATATTGAACAGGCGGGGAAAATTATGGCGGAAGCCATCACCGCAGGCCATAAAATTATTTCCTGCGGTAACGGAGGTTCCATGTGCGATGCCATGCACTTTGCCGAAGAACTGAGCGGTCGTTTCCGCGATGACCGCCGTGCGGTGGCGGCTATTTCCATCTCCGACCCTTCGCATATAACCTGTGCCGCCAACGATTACGGGTTCGAAAGCATCTTTTCCCGCTATGTCGAAGCCATCGGACAAAAAGGCGATGTACTGCTGGCAATCAGCACCAGCGGCCGCTCAGGCAATGTGATCAAAGCGGCAGAAATCGCCCGCGAAAAGGAGATGAAAGTGGTGGCCCTGACCGGCAAAACCGGAGGAGAACTTGCCGGCATTGCCGATGTCGAAATCCGCGTCGATCACAAAGGCTATTCCGACAGAATTCAGGAAGTCCATATCAAGGTTATCCACATCCTGATTGAGATTATCGAAAAGCATCTGTGA
- the mutL gene encoding DNA mismatch repair endonuclease MutL, producing MPDIIRLLPDSVANQIAAGEVIQRPASVVKELLENAIDAGGKNISLVVKDAGRTLIQVTDDGCGMSETDARMAFERHATSKIREASDLFSIRTMGFRGEALASIAAVAEVILRTRTRDSETGTEVRISGSKFLGQEPVACNPGTQFQVKNLFFNTPARRKFLKSDTTEQKYILQEFFRVAIPFHDISFVLMHNNAELYNLPSSGLLQRIVRLMGRQALQNLVEIKSETSLVSIGGYIGKPQLAKKTYGDQYFFVNRRFIRHGYLHKAVAQAYEKILPSGTVPSYFIFLTVPPESIDVNIHPTKTEVKFEDEQAIWQILHASVREGLGKFNIIPSLDFEADAGIEIPVLQKNTEIRTPEIQIDPEYNPFEKESERRRTARYASSLHTSELLNWEKVYSGFEKAPEEKEGEPGLFQQESRAEQIPGKFIQVKGKYIVTPVRSGLMVIDQKKAHERILYERYLEGLKSRQAASQQELFPRQIALTTDEYQFLLPLLQDLQSTGVDLRDFGNGSVVLYGCPPEWKGSDPEEMIRLFIHTVREEEGDPGRMGREKIAESLARATAIPYGKMLTQEEMNLMTDQLFACSNPSFSFDGRAILTIITMDEIEKKFR from the coding sequence ATGCCTGATATCATTCGTTTGTTGCCTGATTCGGTTGCCAATCAGATTGCTGCAGGAGAGGTTATTCAGCGTCCGGCTTCGGTGGTAAAGGAGCTGCTCGAGAATGCAATTGATGCCGGGGGGAAGAACATTTCGCTGGTGGTAAAGGATGCCGGGCGAACGCTGATCCAGGTAACCGATGACGGATGCGGCATGTCGGAAACGGATGCCCGGATGGCTTTTGAGCGGCATGCCACATCCAAGATCAGGGAAGCTTCTGATTTGTTTTCCATCCGTACCATGGGATTCCGTGGCGAAGCCCTGGCCTCCATTGCGGCTGTGGCGGAAGTTATATTGCGCACGCGTACCAGAGATTCCGAAACAGGAACGGAGGTTCGTATTTCGGGATCAAAGTTTCTGGGTCAGGAACCGGTTGCATGCAATCCCGGCACGCAGTTTCAGGTAAAAAACCTGTTTTTCAATACGCCGGCACGCAGGAAATTTCTCAAGTCAGACACCACGGAACAAAAATATATTTTGCAGGAATTTTTCAGGGTGGCGATTCCTTTTCATGATATTTCGTTTGTGTTGATGCATAACAATGCCGAGCTATACAACCTTCCTTCCTCAGGGCTTCTGCAGCGCATTGTGCGGCTGATGGGCAGACAGGCATTGCAGAATCTGGTAGAGATTAAATCGGAAACCAGTCTTGTTTCCATAGGAGGGTATATCGGGAAACCACAGCTGGCAAAAAAAACGTACGGTGACCAGTATTTTTTTGTGAATCGCCGGTTTATCCGCCATGGTTATCTTCATAAGGCGGTGGCGCAGGCGTATGAAAAGATTTTGCCCTCGGGTACGGTCCCCTCGTATTTTATCTTTCTCACAGTGCCTCCTGAAAGCATTGATGTGAATATTCATCCTACCAAGACGGAGGTGAAATTTGAAGATGAACAGGCCATCTGGCAGATACTTCATGCCAGTGTGCGGGAGGGGCTGGGCAAATTCAACATCATCCCTTCACTCGATTTTGAAGCTGATGCCGGTATTGAAATTCCGGTACTGCAGAAAAATACGGAAATACGAACACCTGAAATACAAATAGACCCTGAATACAATCCCTTTGAAAAGGAATCGGAGCGCAGGAGAACTGCAAGGTATGCTTCTTCGCTTCATACCTCAGAACTGCTCAACTGGGAAAAGGTTTACTCCGGTTTCGAAAAGGCACCGGAAGAGAAAGAAGGCGAGCCCGGGCTCTTTCAGCAGGAAAGCAGGGCTGAACAGATTCCCGGGAAGTTTATTCAGGTGAAGGGAAAGTATATTGTTACCCCTGTGAGGTCGGGCCTGATGGTCATTGACCAGAAGAAGGCACACGAAAGGATTTTGTACGAGCGGTACCTGGAGGGACTGAAAAGCCGGCAGGCGGCTTCCCAGCAGGAATTGTTCCCGCGCCAGATAGCCCTGACAACAGATGAATACCAGTTTCTCCTGCCCCTGCTGCAGGATTTGCAGTCAACCGGGGTTGACCTGAGGGATTTTGGCAACGGTTCGGTTGTGCTGTATGGCTGTCCGCCGGAATGGAAAGGGAGTGATCCGGAAGAGATGATCCGATTGTTTATTCATACAGTGCGGGAAGAGGAAGGAGATCCCGGCCGGATGGGAAGGGAAAAAATTGCAGAAAGCCTGGCCAGGGCGACCGCCATTCCTTACGGCAAGATGCTCACGCAGGAAGAGATGAACCTGATGACAGACCAACTGTTTGCCTGTTCCAACCCGAGTTTTTCGTTCGATGGCCGGGCCATACTGACCATCATAACAATGGATGAAATAGAAAAAAAATTCCGCTGA
- a CDS encoding rhomboid family intramembrane serine protease — protein sequence MRNITPVVKNLILINVVLFIANWGAGMLYHNPDFLINLLGLHYWKSAYFKPLQLVTHMFMHGGLAHIFFNMFALWMFGPVLEQVWGGKRFFIYYMITGLGAASLHLLVNHFQIQAMVNGMDRFMAGNPTPAGFADLIQRQFPAYYTQVYDKLITYWSADPSNPVYLERARSFFNDLLTFRMDIPTVGASGAIFGVLLAFGMLFPNTQLMLLFPPIPMKAKYFVILYGVLELYLGITQPGSQVAHFAHLGGMIFGFVLIKIWKADRKTFF from the coding sequence ATGAGGAATATTACCCCTGTAGTTAAGAACCTGATCCTGATCAATGTTGTACTGTTCATTGCGAATTGGGGGGCAGGGATGCTCTACCATAACCCGGATTTTCTGATCAATCTTCTGGGCCTTCACTATTGGAAATCGGCGTATTTCAAACCGCTTCAGCTGGTAACGCATATGTTTATGCACGGAGGGCTGGCGCATATTTTTTTCAATATGTTTGCGCTCTGGATGTTCGGGCCGGTTCTTGAGCAGGTATGGGGAGGGAAGCGTTTTTTCATTTACTACATGATTACAGGGCTGGGAGCAGCCTCGCTTCACCTGCTGGTGAATCATTTTCAGATTCAGGCGATGGTGAACGGCATGGACCGTTTCATGGCAGGTAATCCCACGCCGGCCGGTTTTGCCGATCTGATTCAGCGGCAATTTCCTGCTTACTATACGCAGGTATATGACAAGCTGATTACTTACTGGTCGGCCGATCCGTCGAATCCGGTGTACCTGGAAAGAGCGCGTTCTTTTTTCAATGATCTGCTGACCTTCCGGATGGACATTCCTACGGTTGGTGCCTCGGGGGCAATTTTCGGCGTTCTGCTTGCTTTCGGGATGCTGTTTCCCAATACCCAGCTTATGTTGCTTTTCCCTCCGATACCAATGAAGGCAAAGTATTTTGTTATTTTGTATGGTGTGCTGGAATTGTATCTGGGAATTACGCAACCGGGGAGTCAGGTAGCCCATTTTGCCCATCTGGGCGGCATGATTTTTGGGTTTGTTCTGATCAAAATCTGGAAAGCTGACAGAAAAACTTTTTTTTGA